From Gimesia panareensis, the proteins below share one genomic window:
- a CDS encoding tetratricopeptide repeat protein: protein MNNKGLFCSTLILCTLAFQGCTQLNTQVSKVKSALPGKHHEKEENMLAAARSLERQNEWIGAREKYETYLKKNPHSVKACHRLGIVCSHLGDTVAATRYFTEAKQLDPNNSEVLNDFGYALYRRGQYEAAEKILASALQNDAKNTRIMNNLALVVGHQGRFKESYTMFRNIMSEAEAHANVAYIHTQRGEGELALKEYDLALTADPDLKSAGQGAAELALLRNRMLARKTAEAEEQLAAASKEEQKQPQASPKPPTQKQPAQLVSLKASADTRTQQLESLTQQKPAVKKEKLISQVSLKKEMKSTAPVKVNPFRNIPDDPAPAMTTTRKLPQPAPQQKPVIEQKPEEAPLEINSFRELDEIEEEKPVIIRISNEVPAAVEKEETLFRSPQELSNQ from the coding sequence ATGAACAACAAAGGATTGTTTTGTTCAACCTTGATTCTCTGCACCCTCGCTTTTCAGGGCTGCACGCAGTTGAATACCCAGGTTTCCAAAGTGAAGTCTGCGCTTCCCGGTAAACACCATGAAAAAGAAGAGAACATGCTCGCTGCTGCCCGCTCCCTGGAGAGACAGAATGAGTGGATCGGGGCACGGGAGAAATATGAAACCTATCTGAAGAAGAACCCCCACAGCGTCAAGGCCTGCCATCGGCTGGGCATTGTCTGCTCGCATCTGGGAGACACCGTCGCAGCCACCCGCTACTTCACAGAGGCCAAACAGCTCGATCCCAACAATTCCGAAGTATTGAACGATTTCGGCTATGCCCTCTATCGACGGGGACAGTATGAAGCAGCGGAAAAAATTCTGGCTTCCGCGCTGCAGAATGATGCCAAAAACACGCGGATCATGAATAATCTGGCTTTGGTGGTCGGGCATCAGGGACGCTTCAAAGAGAGCTACACGATGTTCCGCAACATCATGTCGGAAGCGGAAGCCCATGCCAACGTAGCCTACATTCATACCCAGCGTGGCGAAGGAGAACTGGCACTCAAAGAATACGACCTTGCACTTACTGCAGATCCTGACCTGAAATCAGCCGGTCAGGGAGCAGCGGAACTGGCCTTGCTCAGAAACCGCATGCTGGCCCGGAAAACCGCAGAAGCAGAAGAACAGCTCGCCGCAGCGTCCAAGGAAGAACAGAAACAACCCCAGGCCAGTCCAAAACCGCCAACACAGAAGCAACCGGCGCAGCTGGTGAGCCTCAAAGCTTCTGCCGACACTCGCACACAACAACTCGAATCGCTGACACAGCAGAAGCCGGCTGTGAAGAAAGAAAAACTGATCAGCCAGGTCTCTTTGAAAAAAGAGATGAAGTCAACGGCACCGGTCAAAGTGAACCCCTTCCGAAACATCCCGGACGATCCGGCACCGGCTATGACTACAACGCGTAAACTTCCTCAACCGGCTCCTCAACAGAAACCAGTTATCGAACAGAAACCGGAAGAAGCACCTCTGGAAATCAATTCCTTCCGCGAACTGGACGAGATCGAAGAGGAAAAACCGGTCATCATTCGTATCTCAAACGAGGTTCCGGCGGCAGTAGAAAAAGAAGAAACGCTCTTCCGCTCACCGCAGGAACTTTCGAATCAGTAA
- a CDS encoding sigma-54-dependent transcriptional regulator has protein sequence MSNSVNKLRVLFVDDEAAIREVMRIELPRMGHDVTICEDGQSALTALDKITFDAAIVDLRMPGLSGWDVIDHINKVSPETEVIISTGHGSIDEAIQAIRRGAYDFLPKPCKLIDIATVLQKVADKRSLQNKNYALESRLKSVEGPCQIVGETPPMQRVKKLIEKIAPTDSTALILGETGTGKELVARRIHDLSARASMPFVPVNCGALPENLVESELFGHRKGAFTGADTPRKGLIEIANGGTLFLDELGELDKTMQVKLLRFLESGEVRRVGDSETFHVDVRIVCATNRDLQEMVGEGTFREDLYFRVNTFEINLPALRERKGDIPEISRVLLKRHLKKETIPQDILAPETIEILQEYDWKGNVRELANALEHAVILWDGVQIQPADLPSNLTRGSSIPMAGSSSVNWTDGMEGKTLRDIEMEVIYHVLDKHDGDKPKCAAELGIALKTLYNKLNQYQTRAAG, from the coding sequence TTGAGCAATTCGGTTAATAAATTACGGGTCTTGTTTGTCGATGATGAAGCAGCCATCCGCGAAGTGATGCGCATCGAACTGCCCCGGATGGGACATGATGTTACCATCTGTGAGGATGGTCAGTCGGCATTAACAGCACTGGATAAGATCACTTTTGATGCAGCGATTGTGGACCTGCGGATGCCCGGTCTGAGTGGCTGGGATGTGATCGACCATATCAATAAAGTTTCTCCTGAAACCGAAGTGATTATCAGCACCGGGCATGGGAGTATTGATGAGGCCATTCAGGCGATCCGACGCGGGGCGTATGACTTTCTGCCCAAGCCCTGTAAGCTGATCGATATTGCCACCGTCCTGCAGAAGGTGGCCGATAAACGCTCACTGCAGAACAAGAACTATGCTTTGGAATCGCGTCTGAAAAGCGTGGAAGGCCCCTGCCAGATTGTGGGTGAGACTCCGCCGATGCAGCGCGTGAAAAAGCTGATTGAGAAAATTGCCCCCACGGATTCGACCGCGTTGATTCTCGGGGAAACCGGGACCGGTAAAGAACTGGTGGCACGTCGGATTCATGATTTAAGTGCCCGGGCCTCCATGCCTTTTGTGCCGGTGAACTGCGGTGCCCTGCCTGAGAATCTGGTGGAAAGCGAACTGTTTGGTCATCGCAAAGGTGCTTTCACCGGAGCCGATACGCCCCGCAAGGGTTTGATTGAAATTGCCAACGGCGGGACCCTGTTCCTGGACGAGCTGGGAGAGTTGGATAAAACCATGCAGGTCAAGCTGCTGCGGTTCCTGGAATCCGGCGAAGTCCGACGTGTGGGAGACAGTGAGACATTCCATGTGGATGTGCGGATTGTCTGTGCGACCAACCGGGACCTGCAGGAGATGGTCGGCGAAGGGACGTTCCGTGAGGATCTCTACTTCCGGGTGAACACCTTCGAAATCAATCTGCCTGCATTACGGGAGCGGAAAGGTGACATTCCGGAAATTTCACGGGTTCTGCTGAAACGTCACCTGAAGAAAGAAACGATTCCCCAGGATATTCTGGCACCCGAGACGATCGAAATTCTGCAGGAATATGACTGGAAAGGGAACGTGCGGGAACTGGCCAATGCATTGGAGCATGCTGTTATTCTGTGGGATGGTGTGCAGATCCAGCCGGCAGACCTGCCTTCCAATCTGACACGAGGTTCATCCATTCCCATGGCGGGGTCTTCCAGTGTGAACTGGACCGATGGCATGGAAGGCAAGACATTGCGTGATATTGAGATGGAAGTGATCTATCACGTTCTGGACAAGCATGATGGCGATAAACCAAAATGTGCCGCCGAACTGGGGATTGCTTTGAAGACACTGTATAACAAGTTGAATCAGTATCAGACCCGCGCTGCCGGCTGA
- a CDS encoding type II and III secretion system protein family protein has translation MSINASWKRRTMLAIACGVALTASPLAAQVPPAPPVPGKMKTKSFKAGAAKKTKPVASTKIKEKVHQLVDQIYESEVDLTVQQRHSKILKMKLDVFRVAIADPTKIEVVAFGSQEVEVIGKETGTTTMTLWLGEEANPQILSVQVKVEGDNSIEDLRRMEYSEFQKMINEFFPNSKIQLIPFADKLIVRGQARDEQEAVQIISIIRARSGSGSNMGGNGSGGGSLFVDGQAADPFPDGAKLPEATVVDMLKVPGEKQIMLKVRIAQLNRSAARTASTDLIVQAGEFGWSQIFTGVAQNLANGGTGLVTASLNSKHVDLFISALAQNGYAKILAEPNLVTISGRPAMFISGGEFAVPTVVGVGGAQAATTTFKGFGTQLSFLPTVLDKDRIRLQVTPTFSEVNPSLSVNGILGLNTQSVSTTVDLREGQVLAIAGLIQEQQRGDLNRVPFIGDIPLVGPLFSNKSVQRDETELIVLVSPELVHPLEPEDAPTVLPGMEVTEPGDIDFYFMNNIEGKPDVHHRSTVWYMQKKRIHQQQKDYIHQTKSDKYYINGDYGFSE, from the coding sequence ATGTCTATAAACGCCTCATGGAAAAGACGCACAATGCTGGCAATCGCCTGCGGTGTTGCTCTCACGGCTTCGCCCCTTGCTGCACAGGTCCCGCCAGCTCCTCCTGTTCCGGGAAAAATGAAAACCAAAAGCTTCAAGGCCGGTGCAGCAAAGAAAACCAAACCGGTTGCGAGCACGAAAATTAAAGAAAAAGTTCATCAGCTCGTTGATCAGATCTACGAATCTGAAGTCGACCTGACTGTACAGCAGCGACATTCCAAAATTCTGAAAATGAAGTTGGACGTCTTCCGGGTAGCGATCGCTGATCCGACCAAAATTGAAGTCGTTGCCTTCGGGTCACAGGAAGTCGAAGTCATCGGTAAAGAAACCGGTACCACGACCATGACCCTCTGGCTGGGAGAAGAAGCCAATCCGCAAATCCTGAGTGTCCAGGTAAAAGTGGAAGGTGACAACTCAATCGAAGACCTGCGTCGGATGGAATACAGCGAGTTCCAGAAGATGATTAACGAGTTCTTCCCCAACAGCAAAATCCAACTCATTCCATTCGCAGACAAACTGATTGTGCGGGGGCAGGCTCGTGATGAGCAGGAAGCCGTACAGATCATCTCAATCATCCGTGCCCGTTCCGGCTCCGGTAGCAACATGGGTGGAAACGGTTCCGGCGGCGGATCACTCTTTGTCGATGGTCAGGCTGCAGATCCCTTCCCGGATGGTGCCAAGCTGCCGGAAGCCACTGTGGTTGACATGCTCAAAGTACCCGGCGAAAAGCAGATTATGCTCAAAGTGCGGATCGCACAGCTGAATCGTTCTGCCGCCCGTACTGCCAGCACCGACCTGATCGTTCAGGCGGGTGAATTTGGCTGGAGCCAGATTTTCACGGGTGTCGCTCAGAACCTGGCGAACGGTGGTACCGGACTGGTAACCGCTTCGCTCAACAGTAAACACGTCGATCTGTTTATCTCGGCACTGGCCCAGAACGGATATGCCAAGATTCTGGCTGAACCGAACCTGGTGACAATCAGTGGCCGTCCGGCCATGTTCATCTCAGGTGGTGAATTTGCTGTACCAACTGTGGTCGGAGTCGGGGGTGCCCAGGCTGCAACCACAACCTTCAAAGGATTTGGTACTCAGTTATCCTTCCTGCCAACTGTACTCGATAAAGACCGCATTCGCCTGCAGGTGACTCCGACCTTCAGTGAAGTCAACCCTTCACTCTCGGTCAACGGAATTCTGGGTCTGAATACCCAGTCCGTCAGCACCACCGTCGATCTGCGTGAAGGTCAGGTCCTGGCCATCGCCGGTCTGATTCAGGAACAGCAGCGGGGAGACTTGAACCGCGTGCCCTTCATCGGAGATATCCCGCTGGTGGGACCACTGTTCTCGAACAAATCAGTTCAGCGGGATGAAACCGAGCTGATCGTGCTCGTCAGTCCCGAACTGGTACACCCTCTGGAACCGGAAGATGCTCCGACTGTCCTGCCTGGTATGGAAGTGACAGAACCGGGTGATATTGACTTCTACTTTATGAATAACATCGAAGGCAAGCCGGACGTACACCACAGAAGTACGGTCTGGTACATGCAGAAGAAACGAATTCACCAGCAACAGAAAGATTACATTCATCAGACCAAATCTGATAAATACTATATCAACGGTGACTACGGATTCTCTGAATAA
- a CDS encoding alpha/beta hydrolase family protein → MMFQKDDQFSIERREALQNIGWALFSAGLLQAGTPAASLFAAEQTPAFKDSRLGELKDLNSYFPFTPSESPEAWEKRAEYVQRQIKVAAGVWPEPENMKIDATVHGKVDRDEYTVEKVFFESSPGLYVTGNLYRPKGKQGPLPMVLSPHGHFQNGRFYDSGETRVKADIEAGAEKYEVGGRYPLQARCVQLARMGCMVFHYDMLGYADGFCLSYDLIHRFSKQRPEMSSAKDWGLFSAQSELRLISALGLQTLNSIRALDWVSSLPEVDKTRIGITGASGGGTQTFILAAIDDRITAAFPAVMVSTAMQGGCTCENATYLRIGTGNVEFAALLAPRPLGMTAANDWTKEIETKGLPELKQHFKMMGAPDKVVGKYYSFPHNYNYVSRAMMYEFFNRHFKLGFSSPIVEADFKPLTKAEMTVWSKQYPAPPGDEQSEIKILHTLARNNARQIKQLTPNDQKSLAEYRRVVGGAIEVMVGRSLPGADDLEAENISEDQLTGYRQYHTLIKNKQFGEVTPALFCLPDQWNQKVVIWLTDAGKSGLLKPDGKLAGPVQRLVDAGTAVAGIDVLYQGEFNQLQAAPSEMPVVKNPREFAGYTLGYNHPVFAKQVHDILNALAFCKHHESNPQSIALAGFGFSGVRAAAACAHSSNLIDQLAVDPGDFRFAEITNIRDLRLWPGAVKYGDVPGLLSLCEPAALWLAGRSAAVPKLVQATYNSAGLLNKVELHQGRENRENAAVDWLLKG, encoded by the coding sequence ATGATGTTTCAGAAAGATGATCAGTTCTCAATCGAGCGCAGAGAGGCATTACAGAATATCGGCTGGGCATTATTTTCAGCAGGGCTGCTGCAGGCAGGAACACCTGCTGCCAGTCTCTTCGCTGCAGAGCAGACACCCGCGTTCAAAGACAGCCGGCTGGGGGAACTGAAAGATCTGAACAGCTATTTTCCCTTCACCCCCAGTGAATCTCCCGAAGCCTGGGAAAAACGGGCTGAATATGTGCAGCGACAGATCAAAGTGGCAGCCGGCGTCTGGCCCGAGCCGGAGAATATGAAGATCGATGCCACCGTGCACGGCAAAGTGGATCGGGATGAGTACACCGTTGAGAAAGTGTTCTTTGAAAGTTCACCCGGTCTGTATGTGACTGGGAATCTGTATCGTCCGAAGGGCAAGCAGGGACCGCTGCCGATGGTACTTTCTCCCCATGGTCATTTTCAGAATGGCCGTTTCTATGACAGTGGCGAAACACGGGTCAAAGCGGATATTGAGGCGGGGGCAGAGAAGTACGAGGTCGGCGGACGCTATCCGCTGCAGGCCCGCTGTGTCCAGCTGGCACGTATGGGTTGTATGGTCTTCCATTATGACATGCTGGGCTATGCGGACGGGTTCTGCCTGAGTTACGACCTGATTCACCGATTTTCCAAACAGCGGCCGGAGATGTCGAGCGCCAAAGACTGGGGCCTGTTCAGCGCGCAGTCGGAACTGCGGTTGATCAGTGCGCTGGGGCTGCAGACACTGAACTCAATCCGTGCGCTGGACTGGGTCAGTTCGCTGCCCGAAGTCGACAAGACCCGGATCGGGATTACCGGTGCCAGCGGCGGCGGGACGCAGACTTTCATTCTGGCAGCCATCGATGATCGGATCACAGCTGCCTTTCCAGCGGTGATGGTTTCCACAGCGATGCAGGGGGGCTGTACCTGCGAAAACGCGACGTACCTGCGGATCGGGACGGGGAATGTGGAGTTCGCTGCGTTACTCGCACCGCGGCCCTTGGGGATGACGGCAGCGAATGACTGGACGAAAGAAATTGAAACCAAAGGGCTGCCTGAACTGAAACAGCATTTCAAAATGATGGGGGCTCCCGATAAGGTCGTGGGGAAATATTATTCCTTCCCGCATAACTACAACTATGTCAGCCGGGCGATGATGTATGAATTTTTCAATCGACATTTCAAACTGGGATTCTCTTCACCCATCGTCGAGGCCGATTTCAAACCGTTGACCAAGGCGGAAATGACCGTCTGGAGCAAGCAATATCCTGCTCCTCCGGGAGACGAACAGTCCGAAATCAAAATTCTGCATACGCTGGCCCGGAACAATGCCCGGCAGATCAAGCAGCTGACGCCCAATGATCAGAAGTCGCTGGCGGAATATCGTCGCGTGGTGGGTGGGGCGATCGAGGTCATGGTGGGACGTTCCCTGCCTGGAGCGGATGATCTGGAAGCGGAAAACATTTCCGAAGACCAGCTGACAGGCTATCGTCAGTATCATACGCTGATCAAGAATAAGCAGTTCGGTGAAGTAACGCCGGCTCTGTTCTGCCTGCCTGATCAATGGAATCAGAAAGTGGTGATCTGGCTGACCGATGCCGGCAAGTCCGGTCTGCTGAAACCGGATGGGAAGCTGGCCGGTCCCGTCCAGCGGCTGGTCGATGCGGGTACCGCGGTCGCGGGCATTGATGTGCTGTATCAGGGTGAATTCAATCAGCTGCAAGCCGCTCCGAGCGAAATGCCCGTGGTGAAGAATCCACGAGAATTTGCCGGTTATACGCTGGGATATAATCACCCTGTGTTTGCCAAACAGGTTCACGATATTCTGAATGCCCTGGCGTTCTGCAAACATCATGAGAGCAACCCGCAGTCGATTGCGCTGGCGGGATTTGGTTTTTCCGGCGTGCGGGCAGCAGCTGCCTGTGCACATTCATCGAATCTGATTGATCAGCTGGCGGTTGACCCGGGTGATTTTCGCTTTGCCGAGATCACCAACATTCGCGATCTCCGTCTGTGGCCTGGTGCTGTGAAATATGGCGATGTGCCAGGGTTGTTGTCGCTCTGTGAACCGGCTGCCCTCTGGCTGGCTGGCAGATCTGCTGCCGTACCCAAACTGGTGCAGGCGACATACAACTCAGCGGGACTCTTGAACAAGGTGGAATTGCACCAGGGCAGGGAAAACCGAGAGAACGCTGCTGTCGACTGGTTACTTAAGGGGTGA
- a CDS encoding DUF1559 domain-containing protein: MRGDNPTRSGFTLIEILVTITIIGLLIALLLPAVQAVREAARKMQCANNLHQLGIAVQSYHEAHSVLPFGVGLDHDGPISSLGTLDDRRYSAHAMLLPYLDQAVVYNRLNFNVAPFHPFVNAANDDQEELARRFDEVINGPAAAARIEVFLCPSDLDRLQSLWGPNNYRTCNGSSWSGRNGNGMFGQISSVKLGDVKDGLSNTAMFSEHVKGSWDDTLIDPLSDLYNLQGVWTESQFSDACGRLAPQTAVAYQYDVESGQTWLAGNMNWTRYNHVRTPNRTNCKNGFTWDGVILNATSWHTGGVNVLMGDGVVKFVSENINDDIWRALGTRAGGEGTAGAGL; this comes from the coding sequence GTGCGAGGAGACAACCCAACACGCAGCGGATTTACCCTGATCGAGATTCTGGTGACAATCACCATCATTGGATTGTTGATTGCCTTGTTGCTTCCTGCGGTGCAGGCGGTACGCGAAGCTGCACGTAAAATGCAGTGTGCCAACAACCTGCACCAGTTGGGCATTGCCGTCCAATCCTACCACGAAGCGCACTCCGTACTCCCCTTTGGTGTGGGACTCGATCATGATGGGCCGATTTCTTCACTGGGCACGCTTGATGATCGTCGCTACTCGGCCCATGCCATGCTGCTGCCTTATCTGGATCAGGCGGTGGTTTATAACAGGCTGAATTTTAATGTTGCGCCGTTCCATCCATTTGTGAATGCGGCCAACGATGATCAGGAAGAACTGGCCCGGCGGTTTGATGAGGTCATCAATGGACCTGCCGCTGCAGCTCGGATTGAAGTATTCCTCTGTCCCAGCGATCTGGATCGCCTGCAAAGCCTCTGGGGACCGAATAATTATCGCACGTGCAATGGCAGTTCGTGGTCTGGCCGGAACGGGAATGGAATGTTCGGTCAGATCAGCAGCGTGAAACTGGGGGATGTCAAAGACGGGCTCTCCAATACGGCCATGTTCAGCGAGCACGTCAAAGGGAGCTGGGATGATACACTGATCGATCCTCTTTCGGATCTCTATAACCTGCAGGGCGTCTGGACCGAGAGCCAGTTCAGCGATGCCTGCGGTCGCCTGGCACCACAGACCGCGGTTGCCTATCAGTATGATGTGGAATCCGGACAAACCTGGCTGGCGGGAAATATGAACTGGACCCGTTACAACCATGTCCGCACTCCGAATCGTACCAACTGCAAGAACGGTTTTACCTGGGATGGTGTGATCCTGAATGCCACCAGCTGGCATACCGGTGGTGTGAATGTGCTGATGGGGGACGGAGTCGTGAAATTTGTCAGTGAAAATATCAATGATGATATCTGGCGCGCCCTGGGGACCAGGGCCGGAGGCGAAGGGACGGCAGGAGCTGGTCTATGA
- a CDS encoding DUF1583 domain-containing protein: MKRLVYFVLILLTGFLSASAVAKAASREAYFSFRGEQFDNDLLVPLGRGTVRLFRPRPEGLLFQLPAGHKLPALGVSPRFQIQGDFEITATYEVPAWKDPKAGYGQGPSLYLKLQDANESAVALGRLLRPGKKHVFSTMLSTTVNEKRSYDVQLYDTSVDSGKLKLVREGGLLTFLVTEKTPDEFRELRQVELGTGDVELLRLGAQQSDPDTPVQVLWKDLTIKAAGFPNHPDTLARGEQLHVPTYHPAPQPESFSLYWSLAAGIALVLVIGGVVWVRKRG, translated from the coding sequence ATGAAGCGTCTGGTGTACTTCGTGCTGATCCTGCTGACCGGATTCCTGTCAGCCAGCGCGGTTGCAAAAGCAGCCTCCCGGGAAGCTTATTTCAGTTTTCGCGGTGAACAGTTTGATAATGATTTACTGGTGCCCCTGGGAAGAGGTACGGTCCGACTGTTTCGTCCCCGTCCCGAAGGTTTGTTGTTTCAATTGCCAGCCGGCCATAAACTGCCCGCGCTGGGGGTCAGTCCCCGCTTTCAGATCCAGGGGGATTTTGAAATCACTGCGACGTATGAAGTACCGGCCTGGAAGGATCCGAAAGCCGGCTATGGACAGGGGCCGAGTCTCTATCTGAAACTGCAGGACGCGAACGAATCGGCGGTGGCCTTAGGGCGTTTGTTGCGTCCGGGAAAGAAGCATGTCTTCAGTACCATGCTGTCGACAACGGTTAACGAGAAACGCAGCTACGATGTCCAGCTCTACGATACCAGTGTTGATTCCGGAAAACTGAAACTGGTCAGGGAAGGGGGGCTGCTGACGTTTCTGGTCACGGAAAAAACGCCAGACGAATTTCGGGAGTTGCGCCAGGTTGAACTGGGAACCGGTGACGTGGAACTGCTGCGTCTGGGAGCGCAGCAGAGTGATCCGGACACCCCGGTGCAGGTGCTGTGGAAAGACCTGACCATCAAGGCAGCCGGGTTCCCCAATCATCCCGATACTCTAGCCAGAGGCGAACAGCTGCACGTACCCACTTATCATCCCGCACCTCAGCCGGAATCTTTCTCTCTGTACTGGAGCCTGGCAGCGGGGATTGCACTGGTACTGGTCATCGGGGGTGTCGTGTGGGTCCGGAAACGCGGTTGA
- the lexA gene encoding transcriptional repressor LexA: MAGTKANLTQRQQEIYDFLKDKIINRGYGPTVREIGANFGIRSPNGVMCHLKALEKKGLITRESHMSRAIQLCDHSQKRTRLPLAGQIAAGSPVLAVQDDEHIDFGPLFDPDDQFCLRVKGVSMIEDQIADGDYVIVHKQNTCKEGDIVVALVDGQEATLKRYYSEGDRIRLEPANSSMQPIYSKNVDILGVVTGVIRKY, from the coding sequence ATGGCAGGCACCAAAGCAAACCTTACCCAGCGACAGCAGGAAATTTACGATTTCCTGAAAGACAAAATTATCAATCGTGGCTACGGCCCCACCGTCCGTGAAATCGGAGCCAACTTTGGTATCCGCTCTCCCAACGGTGTGATGTGTCACCTCAAGGCGCTCGAAAAGAAAGGGCTGATCACCCGCGAGTCTCACATGTCTCGTGCCATTCAGCTCTGTGACCACTCCCAGAAGCGGACTCGTCTGCCCCTGGCTGGTCAGATCGCTGCCGGAAGCCCTGTACTTGCCGTACAGGACGATGAGCACATCGATTTCGGACCACTGTTCGACCCGGATGATCAGTTCTGCCTGAGAGTCAAAGGGGTCTCCATGATCGAAGATCAGATTGCTGACGGTGATTACGTCATCGTCCACAAACAGAACACCTGCAAAGAAGGTGACATTGTGGTCGCTCTGGTCGATGGTCAGGAAGCAACTTTGAAACGTTACTACTCAGAAGGCGATCGAATCCGTCTCGAACCGGCTAACTCCAGCATGCAGCCCATTTACTCGAAAAATGTGGACATCCTGGGAGTCGTCACTGGCGTGATCCGCAAATACTAA
- a CDS encoding sensor histidine kinase, whose product MFFTQTIRRKLGVGLGIIFFMLILLAYGAVSGLLSYQHTVNDFKYSLDSLPDRDRLIVSVVALNDPLQKIRHSRPAASAHYQQKFKAQLKEVEETEIPTFLQKVDRLPDPSLSTWKGFVNSQLSDHSAVMKRLQHLSHMSYELDDPKLRLEAAEKMILEVAHLESLILEVKEVPSGTKAVLARASRVYHSRYNLVWVSCLIAFITSGCLIWYGYKMVLAPIQELHTGARIVAQGHFDHHFEIRSNDEMAELAEAFNKMTQRFKEKRDELNHKVEERSKQLVRSERLAGIGVLAAGVAHEINNPLSAISMASESLQGRMQDLKPHCPEEDLDVVEQYLGLIQREAMRCRDITSKLLDFSRGQNSVRSENDLVGVIEEVCSMVGLIKRLKGRNVRFTPAGPCRAEFNPAEIKQVVLNIMTNALESMEVGGNLEIQVRENVDSITLIFQDDGCGMSQEVMEGLFDPFFTQRADGTGTGLGMSITHRIVKDHGGEIEVESAGPGKGSTFFVELPKKAKMQNKAA is encoded by the coding sequence GTGTTCTTTACACAAACAATCAGACGGAAACTGGGAGTGGGCCTGGGAATCATCTTTTTCATGCTGATTCTACTGGCCTATGGCGCGGTTTCCGGTCTGCTCTCTTATCAGCATACGGTGAATGACTTCAAGTACTCGCTGGACAGTCTACCAGACCGTGACCGGTTGATCGTTTCCGTGGTCGCCTTGAATGATCCGCTGCAGAAAATCAGACACTCCAGGCCTGCTGCCAGTGCTCATTATCAGCAGAAATTTAAAGCGCAGTTGAAGGAAGTGGAGGAAACGGAAATCCCGACCTTCCTGCAGAAAGTGGATCGGCTGCCGGATCCTTCGCTGTCAACGTGGAAAGGGTTTGTGAATTCGCAACTGAGCGATCACAGCGCTGTGATGAAACGACTGCAGCACCTGTCACACATGTCTTACGAACTGGACGATCCCAAACTGAGGCTGGAAGCGGCCGAGAAGATGATTCTGGAAGTGGCCCACCTGGAGAGCCTGATTCTGGAAGTCAAAGAAGTCCCCTCCGGGACCAAAGCGGTGCTGGCACGGGCTTCGCGGGTCTATCATTCCCGTTATAACCTGGTCTGGGTCTCCTGCCTGATTGCGTTTATTACTTCAGGCTGTCTGATCTGGTATGGCTACAAAATGGTGCTGGCGCCGATTCAGGAGTTGCATACCGGTGCCAGGATTGTGGCACAGGGGCATTTTGACCACCATTTCGAGATCAGATCCAACGATGAAATGGCTGAGCTGGCGGAAGCTTTCAACAAGATGACGCAGCGTTTCAAAGAGAAACGGGACGAACTGAATCACAAGGTAGAAGAACGCAGTAAGCAACTGGTTCGTTCTGAACGTCTGGCGGGCATCGGCGTACTGGCAGCCGGGGTGGCACATGAGATTAATAATCCCCTCTCGGCGATTTCCATGGCGTCCGAATCTCTGCAGGGACGGATGCAAGATCTGAAGCCGCACTGTCCGGAGGAGGATCTGGATGTGGTAGAACAGTATCTGGGTCTGATCCAGCGCGAAGCCATGCGATGCCGGGATATTACTTCCAAGCTGCTCGATTTCTCCCGCGGGCAGAATTCCGTTCGCAGTGAAAACGACCTGGTGGGAGTCATCGAGGAGGTCTGCTCGATGGTGGGCCTGATTAAACGTCTCAAAGGGCGTAATGTTCGGTTCACGCCAGCTGGTCCCTGCCGGGCGGAATTCAATCCGGCCGAAATCAAGCAGGTGGTGCTCAATATCATGACCAATGCACTGGAATCGATGGAAGTGGGAGGGAATCTGGAAATTCAGGTCCGCGAGAACGTCGATTCCATTACGCTGATTTTCCAGGATGACGGGTGTGGGATGTCCCAGGAAGTCATGGAGGGCCTGTTTGACCCCTTCTTTACCCAGCGGGCGGACGGAACGGGCACGGGACTGGGGATGTCAATCACACATCGGATCGTGAAGGATCATGGAGGCGAGATCGAAGTCGAAAGTGCAGGGCCTGGAAAGGGGAGCACATTTTTTGTGGAGCTCCCTAAAAAAGCGAAGATGCAAAATAAGGCTGCATAA